Proteins encoded within one genomic window of Cucumis sativus cultivar 9930 chromosome 3, Cucumber_9930_V3, whole genome shotgun sequence:
- the LOC116402515 gene encoding serine/threonine-protein kinase STY46-like, with product MAMDDTESCSSRPVDDFSVQTWRQKQKVGVYDEVLRRLRLSHEAETSLPGFEDELWAHFHRLPTRYAMDVNVERAEDVLMHKNLLYMAHDPATRPAIDVRLVQVHSSPGRNFGKSVNWSLKEKVDQERFSGYDSNQRQG from the exons atGGCTATGGACGATACTGAAAGCTGTAGTAGTAGACCGGTGGATGACTTCTCAGTTCAGACTTGGAGACAGAAGCAGAAGGTTGGTGTTTACGACGAAGTTCTTCGTCGACTCAGGCTGTCTCACGAAGCGGAGACCAGCCTTCCTGGTTTTGAGGATGAACTCTGGGCTCATTTTCATCGACTTCCTACTAG GTATGCTATGGACGTCAATGTAGAGAGGGCTGAAGATGTTCTCATGCACAAAAATCTTCTCTATATGGCACATGATCCTGCTACTCGACCTGCAATTGACGTCCGTCTCGTACAG GTTCATTCATCTCCTGGCAGGAACTTTGGCAAGTCAGTTAATTGGAGCTTGAAGGAAAAAGTGGACCAGGAGCGGTTTTCTGGTTATGACAGCAATCAGAGGCAGGGTTAA
- the LOC105435024 gene encoding serine/threonine-protein kinase STY17 isoform X2 — translation MLHVDWLTMKDLCMPLVLKHHPNTFRPMHEITISTIDKPKLLSQLTSLLSEIGLNIQEAHAFSTTDGFSLDVFVVDGWVIEDTKQLKDILAEEISKIQKQDKFGVKFTTKYVNIPRDEVDAWEIDVSLLVFEKKIASGSLSDLYKGTFYGQDVAIKLLKNENLNETVRREFVQEIHIMRKLRHKNVVQFIGASTRPPSLFIVTEYMSGGSLHDFLHQQKGVLSFPSLLRVAVDVSKGMDYLHQKNIIHRDLKAANLLMDEYGVIKVADFGVARVLAQSGVMTAETGTYRWMAPEVIEHKPYDHKADVYSFGIVLWELLTGQLPYNNLTPLQAAIGVVQKGLRPKIPRHAHPMIVDLLEKCWLQDPSLRPEFSEITRLLQQTPPKEVGKRCVETVKIYSFVSRALTRCWNKII, via the exons ATGTTGCATGTGGATTGGTTAACAATGAAAGATTTATGTATGCCCTTGGTTCTCAAGCACCATCCCAATACTTTCAGGCCAATGCATGAAATTACAATATCAACAATTGACAAGCCGAAATTGCTCAGTCAG TTGACGTCCTTACTTTCTGAGATTGGGCTGAATATTCAAGAAGCACATGCTTTTTCAACAACAGATGGCTTTTCCTTGGATGTTTTTGTAGTTGATGGTTGGGTAATTGAG GATACCAAGCAGCTAAAAGATATACTGGCAGAAGAAATATCAAAGATTCAG AAGCAAGACAAATTTGGAGTCAAGTTCACTACAAAGTATGTCAACATTCCAAGAGACGAAGTTGATGCATGGGAAATTGATGTGAGCCTGCTAgtatttgagaagaaaattgcGTCTGGATCTCTTAGTGACTT GTATAAAGGCACCTTCTATGGTCAAGATGTTGCTATtaagcttttaaaaaatgaaaacttgaaTGAGACTGTCCGGCGGGAATTTGTTCAAGAAATTCATATCATGAG aaaactTCGGCACAAGAATGTTGTCCAATTTATTGGTGCATCTACCAGGCCTCCAAGCCTTTTCATTGTTACAG AGTACATGTCTGGTGGAAGCTTACACGACTTTTTACATCAACAAAAGGGCGTTCTTAGTTTTCCTTCCTTACTAAGAGTGGCAGTTGATGTGTCGAAGGGAATGGACTATTTGCATCAAAAGAATATCATCCATAGAGATCTAAAAGCTGCAAATCTTTTGATGGATGAATATGGG GTTATCAAGGTAGCTGATTTTGGTGTTGCTAGAGTGCTAGCTCAATCTGGTGTGATGACTGCTGAAACTGGAACATATCGTTGGATGGCTCCGGAG GTTATTGAGCACAAACCGTACGATCATAAAGCTGATGTTTATAGCTTTGGGATAGTGTTGTGGGAGCTGCTTACAGGACAG CTGCCTTATAATAACTTGACTCCGTTACAAGCAGCAATAGGAGTAGTCCAGAAG GGTCTGAGGCCTAAGATTCCGAGGCATGCTCATCCGATGATCGTGGATTTGCTCGAGAAATGCTGGCTGCAGGATCCATCTTTGAGACCCGAATTCTCTGAAATTACGAGACTTCTACAACAAACACCACCAAAGGAGGTAGGGAAACGTTGTGTTGAAACtgttaaaatttattcatttgtttcTCGGGCACTTACACGTTGTTGGAACAAGATTATATAA
- the LOC105435024 gene encoding serine/threonine-protein kinase STY17 isoform X3, which translates to MLHVDWLTMKDLCMPLVLKHHPNTFRPMHEITISTIDKPKLLSQLTSLLSEIGLNIQEAHAFSTTDGFSLDVFVVDGWVIEDTKQLKDILAEEISKIQQDKFGVKFTTKYVNIPRDEVDAWEIDVSLLVFEKKIASGSLSDLYKGTFYGQDVAIKLLKNENLNETVRREFVQEIHIMRKLRHKNVVQFIGASTRPPSLFIVTEYMSGGSLHDFLHQQKGVLSFPSLLRVAVDVSKGMDYLHQKNIIHRDLKAANLLMDEYGVIKVADFGVARVLAQSGVMTAETGTYRWMAPEVIEHKPYDHKADVYSFGIVLWELLTGQLPYNNLTPLQAAIGVVQKGLRPKIPRHAHPMIVDLLEKCWLQDPSLRPEFSEITRLLQQTPPKEVGKRCVETVKIYSFVSRALTRCWNKII; encoded by the exons ATGTTGCATGTGGATTGGTTAACAATGAAAGATTTATGTATGCCCTTGGTTCTCAAGCACCATCCCAATACTTTCAGGCCAATGCATGAAATTACAATATCAACAATTGACAAGCCGAAATTGCTCAGTCAG TTGACGTCCTTACTTTCTGAGATTGGGCTGAATATTCAAGAAGCACATGCTTTTTCAACAACAGATGGCTTTTCCTTGGATGTTTTTGTAGTTGATGGTTGGGTAATTGAG GATACCAAGCAGCTAAAAGATATACTGGCAGAAGAAATATCAAAGATTCAG CAAGACAAATTTGGAGTCAAGTTCACTACAAAGTATGTCAACATTCCAAGAGACGAAGTTGATGCATGGGAAATTGATGTGAGCCTGCTAgtatttgagaagaaaattgcGTCTGGATCTCTTAGTGACTT GTATAAAGGCACCTTCTATGGTCAAGATGTTGCTATtaagcttttaaaaaatgaaaacttgaaTGAGACTGTCCGGCGGGAATTTGTTCAAGAAATTCATATCATGAG aaaactTCGGCACAAGAATGTTGTCCAATTTATTGGTGCATCTACCAGGCCTCCAAGCCTTTTCATTGTTACAG AGTACATGTCTGGTGGAAGCTTACACGACTTTTTACATCAACAAAAGGGCGTTCTTAGTTTTCCTTCCTTACTAAGAGTGGCAGTTGATGTGTCGAAGGGAATGGACTATTTGCATCAAAAGAATATCATCCATAGAGATCTAAAAGCTGCAAATCTTTTGATGGATGAATATGGG GTTATCAAGGTAGCTGATTTTGGTGTTGCTAGAGTGCTAGCTCAATCTGGTGTGATGACTGCTGAAACTGGAACATATCGTTGGATGGCTCCGGAG GTTATTGAGCACAAACCGTACGATCATAAAGCTGATGTTTATAGCTTTGGGATAGTGTTGTGGGAGCTGCTTACAGGACAG CTGCCTTATAATAACTTGACTCCGTTACAAGCAGCAATAGGAGTAGTCCAGAAG GGTCTGAGGCCTAAGATTCCGAGGCATGCTCATCCGATGATCGTGGATTTGCTCGAGAAATGCTGGCTGCAGGATCCATCTTTGAGACCCGAATTCTCTGAAATTACGAGACTTCTACAACAAACACCACCAAAGGAGGTAGGGAAACGTTGTGTTGAAACtgttaaaatttattcatttgtttcTCGGGCACTTACACGTTGTTGGAACAAGATTATATAA
- the LOC105435024 gene encoding serine/threonine-protein kinase STY17 isoform X1, with product MLHVDWLTMKDLCMPLVLKHHPNTFRPMHEITISTIDKPKLLSQLTSLLSEIGLNIQEAHAFSTTDGFSLDVFVVDGWVIEDTKQLKDILAEEISKIQKRHPLFTPCIFHTKKQDKFGVKFTTKYVNIPRDEVDAWEIDVSLLVFEKKIASGSLSDLYKGTFYGQDVAIKLLKNENLNETVRREFVQEIHIMRKLRHKNVVQFIGASTRPPSLFIVTEYMSGGSLHDFLHQQKGVLSFPSLLRVAVDVSKGMDYLHQKNIIHRDLKAANLLMDEYGVIKVADFGVARVLAQSGVMTAETGTYRWMAPEVIEHKPYDHKADVYSFGIVLWELLTGQLPYNNLTPLQAAIGVVQKGLRPKIPRHAHPMIVDLLEKCWLQDPSLRPEFSEITRLLQQTPPKEVGKRCVETVKIYSFVSRALTRCWNKII from the exons ATGTTGCATGTGGATTGGTTAACAATGAAAGATTTATGTATGCCCTTGGTTCTCAAGCACCATCCCAATACTTTCAGGCCAATGCATGAAATTACAATATCAACAATTGACAAGCCGAAATTGCTCAGTCAG TTGACGTCCTTACTTTCTGAGATTGGGCTGAATATTCAAGAAGCACATGCTTTTTCAACAACAGATGGCTTTTCCTTGGATGTTTTTGTAGTTGATGGTTGGGTAATTGAG GATACCAAGCAGCTAAAAGATATACTGGCAGAAGAAATATCAAAGATTCAG AAAAGGCATCCTCTATTCACACCTTGCATTTTCCATACTAAGAAGCAAGACAAATTTGGAGTCAAGTTCACTACAAAGTATGTCAACATTCCAAGAGACGAAGTTGATGCATGGGAAATTGATGTGAGCCTGCTAgtatttgagaagaaaattgcGTCTGGATCTCTTAGTGACTT GTATAAAGGCACCTTCTATGGTCAAGATGTTGCTATtaagcttttaaaaaatgaaaacttgaaTGAGACTGTCCGGCGGGAATTTGTTCAAGAAATTCATATCATGAG aaaactTCGGCACAAGAATGTTGTCCAATTTATTGGTGCATCTACCAGGCCTCCAAGCCTTTTCATTGTTACAG AGTACATGTCTGGTGGAAGCTTACACGACTTTTTACATCAACAAAAGGGCGTTCTTAGTTTTCCTTCCTTACTAAGAGTGGCAGTTGATGTGTCGAAGGGAATGGACTATTTGCATCAAAAGAATATCATCCATAGAGATCTAAAAGCTGCAAATCTTTTGATGGATGAATATGGG GTTATCAAGGTAGCTGATTTTGGTGTTGCTAGAGTGCTAGCTCAATCTGGTGTGATGACTGCTGAAACTGGAACATATCGTTGGATGGCTCCGGAG GTTATTGAGCACAAACCGTACGATCATAAAGCTGATGTTTATAGCTTTGGGATAGTGTTGTGGGAGCTGCTTACAGGACAG CTGCCTTATAATAACTTGACTCCGTTACAAGCAGCAATAGGAGTAGTCCAGAAG GGTCTGAGGCCTAAGATTCCGAGGCATGCTCATCCGATGATCGTGGATTTGCTCGAGAAATGCTGGCTGCAGGATCCATCTTTGAGACCCGAATTCTCTGAAATTACGAGACTTCTACAACAAACACCACCAAAGGAGGTAGGGAAACGTTGTGTTGAAACtgttaaaatttattcatttgtttcTCGGGCACTTACACGTTGTTGGAACAAGATTATATAA
- the LOC105435024 gene encoding serine/threonine-protein kinase STY17 isoform X4: MLHVDWLTMKDLCMPLVLKHHPNTFRPMHEITISTIDKPKLLSQLTSLLSEIGLNIQEAHAFSTTDGFSLDVFVVDGWVIEDTKQLKDILAEEISKIQKRHPLFTPCIFHTKKQDKFGVKFTTKYVNIPRDEVDAWEIDVSLLVFEKKIASGSLSDLYKGTFYGQDVAIKLLKNENLNETVRREFVQEIHIMRKLRHKNVVQFIGASTRPPSLFIVTEYMSGGSLHDFLHQQKGVLSFPSLLRVAVDVSKGMDYLHQKNIIHRDLKAANLLMDEYGVIKVADFGVARVLAQSGVMTAETGTYRWMAPEVIEHKPYDHKADVYSFGIVLWELLTGQLPYNNLTPLQAAIGVVQKGLRPKIPRHAHPMIVDLLEKCWLQDPSLRPEFSEITRLLQQTPPKEEPSGR; encoded by the exons ATGTTGCATGTGGATTGGTTAACAATGAAAGATTTATGTATGCCCTTGGTTCTCAAGCACCATCCCAATACTTTCAGGCCAATGCATGAAATTACAATATCAACAATTGACAAGCCGAAATTGCTCAGTCAG TTGACGTCCTTACTTTCTGAGATTGGGCTGAATATTCAAGAAGCACATGCTTTTTCAACAACAGATGGCTTTTCCTTGGATGTTTTTGTAGTTGATGGTTGGGTAATTGAG GATACCAAGCAGCTAAAAGATATACTGGCAGAAGAAATATCAAAGATTCAG AAAAGGCATCCTCTATTCACACCTTGCATTTTCCATACTAAGAAGCAAGACAAATTTGGAGTCAAGTTCACTACAAAGTATGTCAACATTCCAAGAGACGAAGTTGATGCATGGGAAATTGATGTGAGCCTGCTAgtatttgagaagaaaattgcGTCTGGATCTCTTAGTGACTT GTATAAAGGCACCTTCTATGGTCAAGATGTTGCTATtaagcttttaaaaaatgaaaacttgaaTGAGACTGTCCGGCGGGAATTTGTTCAAGAAATTCATATCATGAG aaaactTCGGCACAAGAATGTTGTCCAATTTATTGGTGCATCTACCAGGCCTCCAAGCCTTTTCATTGTTACAG AGTACATGTCTGGTGGAAGCTTACACGACTTTTTACATCAACAAAAGGGCGTTCTTAGTTTTCCTTCCTTACTAAGAGTGGCAGTTGATGTGTCGAAGGGAATGGACTATTTGCATCAAAAGAATATCATCCATAGAGATCTAAAAGCTGCAAATCTTTTGATGGATGAATATGGG GTTATCAAGGTAGCTGATTTTGGTGTTGCTAGAGTGCTAGCTCAATCTGGTGTGATGACTGCTGAAACTGGAACATATCGTTGGATGGCTCCGGAG GTTATTGAGCACAAACCGTACGATCATAAAGCTGATGTTTATAGCTTTGGGATAGTGTTGTGGGAGCTGCTTACAGGACAG CTGCCTTATAATAACTTGACTCCGTTACAAGCAGCAATAGGAGTAGTCCAGAAG GGTCTGAGGCCTAAGATTCCGAGGCATGCTCATCCGATGATCGTGGATTTGCTCGAGAAATGCTGGCTGCAGGATCCATCTTTGAGACCCGAATTCTCTGAAATTACGAGACTTCTACAACAAACACCACCAAAGGAG GAACCTTCTGGAAGATGA
- the LOC105435024 gene encoding serine/threonine-protein kinase STY17 isoform X5 — MHEITISTIDKPKLLSQLTSLLSEIGLNIQEAHAFSTTDGFSLDVFVVDGWVIEDTKQLKDILAEEISKIQKRHPLFTPCIFHTKKQDKFGVKFTTKYVNIPRDEVDAWEIDVSLLVFEKKIASGSLSDLYKGTFYGQDVAIKLLKNENLNETVRREFVQEIHIMRKLRHKNVVQFIGASTRPPSLFIVTEYMSGGSLHDFLHQQKGVLSFPSLLRVAVDVSKGMDYLHQKNIIHRDLKAANLLMDEYGVIKVADFGVARVLAQSGVMTAETGTYRWMAPEVIEHKPYDHKADVYSFGIVLWELLTGQLPYNNLTPLQAAIGVVQKGLRPKIPRHAHPMIVDLLEKCWLQDPSLRPEFSEITRLLQQTPPKEVGKRCVETVKIYSFVSRALTRCWNKII; from the exons ATGCATGAAATTACAATATCAACAATTGACAAGCCGAAATTGCTCAGTCAG TTGACGTCCTTACTTTCTGAGATTGGGCTGAATATTCAAGAAGCACATGCTTTTTCAACAACAGATGGCTTTTCCTTGGATGTTTTTGTAGTTGATGGTTGGGTAATTGAG GATACCAAGCAGCTAAAAGATATACTGGCAGAAGAAATATCAAAGATTCAG AAAAGGCATCCTCTATTCACACCTTGCATTTTCCATACTAAGAAGCAAGACAAATTTGGAGTCAAGTTCACTACAAAGTATGTCAACATTCCAAGAGACGAAGTTGATGCATGGGAAATTGATGTGAGCCTGCTAgtatttgagaagaaaattgcGTCTGGATCTCTTAGTGACTT GTATAAAGGCACCTTCTATGGTCAAGATGTTGCTATtaagcttttaaaaaatgaaaacttgaaTGAGACTGTCCGGCGGGAATTTGTTCAAGAAATTCATATCATGAG aaaactTCGGCACAAGAATGTTGTCCAATTTATTGGTGCATCTACCAGGCCTCCAAGCCTTTTCATTGTTACAG AGTACATGTCTGGTGGAAGCTTACACGACTTTTTACATCAACAAAAGGGCGTTCTTAGTTTTCCTTCCTTACTAAGAGTGGCAGTTGATGTGTCGAAGGGAATGGACTATTTGCATCAAAAGAATATCATCCATAGAGATCTAAAAGCTGCAAATCTTTTGATGGATGAATATGGG GTTATCAAGGTAGCTGATTTTGGTGTTGCTAGAGTGCTAGCTCAATCTGGTGTGATGACTGCTGAAACTGGAACATATCGTTGGATGGCTCCGGAG GTTATTGAGCACAAACCGTACGATCATAAAGCTGATGTTTATAGCTTTGGGATAGTGTTGTGGGAGCTGCTTACAGGACAG CTGCCTTATAATAACTTGACTCCGTTACAAGCAGCAATAGGAGTAGTCCAGAAG GGTCTGAGGCCTAAGATTCCGAGGCATGCTCATCCGATGATCGTGGATTTGCTCGAGAAATGCTGGCTGCAGGATCCATCTTTGAGACCCGAATTCTCTGAAATTACGAGACTTCTACAACAAACACCACCAAAGGAGGTAGGGAAACGTTGTGTTGAAACtgttaaaatttattcatttgtttcTCGGGCACTTACACGTTGTTGGAACAAGATTATATAA
- the LOC101211234 gene encoding uncharacterized protein LOC101211234, whose product MIAAIIILLLSFINQGSATGSCSLDTINIGTQRSGREIGGQPEWNVQVINNCDCPQKQILLSCQGFQTIEPVDPSILLKKNDNCLLINGGTVQPGSSVSFSYAYDPPVIMLPRFSVSLCPT is encoded by the exons ATGATTGCAGCAATCATCATCCTACTCCTAAGTTTCATCAACCAAG GGTCTGCTACTGGGAGCTGCAGTTTGGACACCATTAACATAGGAACACAGAGAAGCGGAAGGGAGATTGGGGGGCAACCTGAATGGAACGTTCAAGTGATCAACAACTGCGATTGTCCTCAGAAGCAGATTCTCTTGTCCTGCCAAGGGTTTCAGACTATTGAACCCGTTGATCCATCGATTctgttaaagaaaaatgacaattGTCTTCTCATAAATGGCGGAACTGTACAACCTGGTTCATCAGTTTCATTTTCCTATGCTTATGATCCCCCTGTCATCATGCTCCCTCGTTTCTCTGTTTCTCTATGTCCAACCTGA